The DNA region GGACGTTCACGTACAGCCGATCACCAGCGCGTTCGAGCCTTCACCCTTTACTCGTATCGGTCCCGGCGTGGGTGGCGCAGTTAAGCCTGACCTCGTCGATATCGGCGGAACGATGGTCTTCGACTCGATGGTTGCTCGCCTCCGAGTTGGCGATGATTTGCCAACCGCCGGCGTTCTTACGCTCTATCATCGCTTTGTTGATCGCTTATTCACCGCTGGGTCGGGGACGTCTTACGCCGCACCATTGGTGGCAAATAAGGCGGCTCAGATCTTAACCCGGTTCCCGCAAGCTTCCGCAAACCTTGTACGCGCCCTGCTTGTGGGCGCGGCACGGGTGCCAGATGCGGCTCAGCTCAAGCTTCAGCCGTTGGGTGGAGAGGCCGCACGGTCCATCTGCGGACACGGGTTAGTGGACGTTGTACGCGCCGCATACTCAGATGACCATCGAGTAGTTCTCTTCGCTGAAGACGAGCTGCCGTTAGACCATTTTGCAGTTTACCACGTTCCAGTCCCCGAGCCATTTCAGAACGGCGGACGCCGTACTCTTCGCGTTACGCTCGCGTTCGATCCACCCGTACGTCACACTCGAGCCGACTACGCTGGCGTTGGCATGAGCTTCCGCCTTATTAGGGGGTGCGAGCAAGCACTTGTATTCGAGCATTATCGGCGTCGAACTCAAAGCGAGGGACGTCAGCCAGAGATCGATGGGCGATACCAGTGCAACCTTGAGCCCGGTCCACGGGAGCGGGAGCGCAGCACGCTTCAAAGCGCGAGCGTTTCTTTTTCGCGGGATACCGGCGTGTACGGCGACAGCTATTACTTGGTCGTGCGCTGCGAAGGAGGCTGGGCTGGGAGCTTCCAGGCAAGCCAGCGATTTGCAGTGGTCGTTGAACTTGCTCATCGGCCGGAGGTTCAGCTTTATGAGCGGCTCCGCGCGCGTGTTCGGCTTCCTCGTTAGCTGTACCGATACCGGCTTTGATGGCTTGGAAGCCTTCCAATCGCTACACGGAGCCGCTACACAAGCGCTGGCCAGAATTCGAATTTTGCTTTAAATAACAACTTATTCTGCAGGCTTGGTTCGTTTCCCTCCCTCTCCACCTGCTTCATCCTCGATTTCAGCGGCGGGTGGGTTCGGCTGGGCCTGATTTCCGCCATGTGGCTCCGGCGCGGCCCGTGACGCAAATTCCCGACGAAAGTCCCGACTCGCTGCCAGACCACAGCCTTAGCGCATTGATAAAAGGCGATAATCCAACTCAAACCCGATGCTCTGGGGGACTGGGGGTCCCGAGTTCAAATCTCGGCGCTCCGACCATCTAACATCTTGATCTTAAAAGTGTTTTTTGGGCCTCGGGCAACCGGGGCTCTACCGCGTTTTGGTCATGTCGGCACCATGTCGGCACCGGCGGCCACGTCCCCCACCCGGCCGGCATCGCCGGCCCTGTGGTGGCCCCGGTCATCGAAGTTCGCCGCACTGGCCCATTCCAGGGCCAGGAGGGCGACGCGGGCGAACGACTCGACCGTGTCGTCGGGCAGCGGCTCGGCGTCCACCGCAAGTTCGGGCAGCTTCCACGCCTCGCCGATGGCTCGTCGCGCCGGCTGGTCAGGTCAGGGCCGAAGAGGGCCTGGGCGATGGCCATCTCGACGGCCAGATATGCGGTAACACTCATCGGGCATTCCCCTTGGGGAATTTAGAGGCGCCCCGCGTGGAGTGCCCCGAGGGATCAACGAAGGTCGGGCGGCAGGTGGAACTCGACCGGCGGCGCGTAGTGGCCGGGAATGCGGGCTTCGTGCGCGAGCGATTCGGGCGCTGGCGCGGGCCGGTAGTCGACGCTGACGCCATCGCGGACCGGGGTGGGCTTGTCGCCGTCCCACTTGAACATGCCGCGGGGCGCGTCCTTCGGGTTGCCCTGCACGACGCCGGGGTCGTCGGGGGGTCGGCCACCTGCCCACCCACCTACCCAGAGGCCGTGAGGCGGGGGACCCGCCCCAACCCTTCTCTTGTTCGAGGCAAGGCCTCTCCCTATCGTCACCGACTCAAAGTCGCATGACGACCCGCTGCCCGCCTCGGAATCGATTTTCCCGTGAACCAGCAAGCTCTCTCCGCCTTCATCTGGTCGGTCGCCGACCTGCTTCGTGGCGACTACAAGCAGTCCGACTACGGCAAGGTCATTCTGCCGTTCACCGTCCTGCGGCGGCTGGATTGCGTGCTGGCGCCGACCAAGGCGGCCGTTCTGGCGGAGCTGGCCGCCAAGACGGCGCAGGGGCTGAACCCCGAGCCGTTCCTGCTGCGCAAGGCGGGCCAGACATTCGTCAACACCTCTCCGCTCGACCTGTCGAAGATCGTCGGCGACGCCGACCACGTCCGCGACAACCTCTTCGGCTACATTGCCGGGTTCTCCGCATCGGTGCGCGACATCTTCGAACGCTTCGAGTTCGCCGTTCAAATCGAGCGCCTCGCCAAGGCCGGCCTGCTCTACCTCATCGCCGAGCGGTTCGCGCGGATCGACCTCCATCCGGAGTCGGTCGACAACCATCAGATGGGCCTCGTCTTCGAGGAGCTCATCCGCCGCTTCGCCGAACTCTCCAATGAGACGGCCGGCGAGCATTTCACGCCACGCGAAGTGATCCGCCTGATGGTCGATCTGCTGTTCGTCGAAGACGACGATGCACTGTCGAAGCCGGGCGTGGTGCGGACACTCTATGATCCCACCGCGGGCACGGGCGGCATGCTGTCGGTGGCCGGCGAGTATCTCGCCAAGCTGAACCCAAAGGCGCGGCTGAAGGTCGCCGGCCAGGAGCTGAACCCGGAATCCTACGCGGTCTGCAAGGCCGACATGCTGATCAAGGGACAAAATGTCGACGCCATCGCGTTCGGCAACACGCTCTCCGATGACGGCCACCCCCACGCCCGCTTCGACTACATGCTGTCCAACCCGCCGTTCGGTGTCGAATGGAAGAAGGTCGAGAAGGAGGTCCGGCGCGAGCACGAGCGCGACGGCTTCAACGGCCGCTTCGGGCCGGGCCTGCCGCGCATCTCGGACGGCTCCATGCTGTTCCTGCTCCACCTCGTCTCGAAGATGCAGCCGGCTGCCGAGGGCGGCTCCCGGTTCGGCATCGTGCTTAACGGCTCGCCGCTGTTCACGGGCGGCGCCGAGTCGGGCGAGAGCGAAATCCGCCGCTACATCCTGGAGAACGATCTTCTCGAAGCCATCGTCGGCCTGCCGACCGACATGTTCTACAACACCGGCATCGCCACCTACATCTGGATCGTCTCGAACCGGAAGCCCGCACCGCGCAAGGGCAAGGTGCAGCTCATCGACGCTTCCGCGATGTGGCAGAAGATGCGCAAATCGCTCGGCTCCAAGCGCAAGGAGCTGTCGGACGAGCACATCGCCGAGATCACCCGGCTGTTCGGCGAGTTCCGCGAGGCGGAGAAGAACGGCAAGCCGATCAGCCGCATCTTCGACAACGCCGACTTTGGCTACCGGACGATCACGGTCGAGCGCCCGCTGCGCGATGACAAGGGTAAGATTGTCGTCGGCGTGAAGGGCAAGCAGAAGGGCAAGCCGCAGCCGGATTCCTCGCTTCGCGACACCGAGAACGTGCCGCTGAAGGAGGACGTCGAGGCCTACTTCGCCCGAGAAGTGACGCCGCACGTGCACGACGCCTGGATCGACCACGACAAGACCAAGATCGGCTATGAGATTCCGTTCAACCGTCACTTCTACGTCTTTGCGCCGCCGCGCCCGCTGGAGGAGATCGACCGCGATCTTCGCGAGGTGATCGGCCGCATCCAGACCATGCTGGGAGACGTGCTGTGACGACCGCCGGCCGCTCGATCCGCCTGTTCCTTGTCGACGGCACGCCGACGGGCATCATCACGGCCGAGATCATGAACTGGACCGGACACGTCATCGTGGCGCCGCGGTCGCGGCTTGCCGACTTCGTCCAGCGCCCGGAGGCGGGGCGCACCGGGGTCTATTTCCTCGTCGGAGAAAATCCAGAGTCGGCGCTGAAGCCGCTCGTCTACATCGGCGAGACGGACAATGTCGGCAAGCGTCTCATCCAGCACAACAAGGACGACTCGAAGGCCTTCTTCGACCGCTTCTGCGTCGTCACCAGCAAGGACTTCAACCTCACCAAGGCGCACGCCCGTTATCTGGAGAGCCGCCTGATCTCACGTGCTCAAGGCGCTGGACAATCGAAGCTGACCAACGGCACGGCGCCCGATTTTGGGCGCCTACCGGAGGCCGATCTCGCCGATATGGATTTCTTCGTGGCGCAGATCGAAACCGTATTGCCTGTGCTCGGCATGAGCTTCTTGAAAGAGGCCCCGACCTTTAGCCTCTCTGTTCGTGACAGTGCTGCGCCGGGCGTGGGTGCGACTGCCGCGAGTGGAAGCGACGGAGACCTTGTCTCGGACTTGAGCAAGGCCAATCAGCCGACGATGGCCGCCCCAACGATCTTCAAAGCCTACGACAAACGTGGGAACTGGAGTGCCCGGGCTGTCGAGATTGACGGCCAGATAGTCGTGTTGAAGGGGTCTCACGCCGCCAAGACGGTACGGTCCTCGTTATCGACCAAATCGCGGCTGCGGCGAGACGACCTCACTTCGTCAGGAATTCTTGTCGAGGACCCAGAACACTCGGAGCTGTACGTCTTTACGGAAGACGTCGCATTCTCCAGCCCGAGCCAAGCGTCCGACGTGATCTTTGCGTACTCCTCGAACGGCCGGACGGCATGGTTGGTTGAGGGAACTCGGCAGACCTATGCCGAATGGCAAGAGGCGCAGATCGCCGCCCATGCGCCGCAAGGGGGCGATGAATGAAGCTACCGAGCTATCCCACCTACAAGGACAGCGGCGTCGAGTGGCTTGGCGTGGTGCCGTCGCATTGGACCGTTTGGCGGCTCGGAGCGCTATTTCGCGAGGTCGCCGAGGAGGGTATCGAGGGCCTGCCAATCCTGAGCGTCTCGATCCACGATGGCGTTTCGGATCGGGAACTCGGCGACGAAGAGCTGGACCGCAAGGTCACGCGAAGTGACGACGTCACCAAGTACCGGCGCGTCGAGCCCGGAGACCTCGTTTACAATATGATGCGTGCTTGGCAGGGCGGCTTCGGAACGGTGACGGTCGCCGGCATGGTCAGCCCGGCCTACGTTGTCGCGCGGCCAACAACCGCGCTCGCCACCAGCTTCGTGGAGAACCTCCTCAGGACATCCATGGCAGTGGAGGAAATGCGGCGCTTGTCAAAGGGCGTCACCGATTTTCGACTGAGGCTCTATTGGGACGAGTTCAAGACGCTGAAGATTGCTGTTCCCCCTGAAGCCGAACAGCGTGTCATCGCCGCCTTCCTCGACCGCGAGACTGCGAAGATCGATGCGTTGATCGGAGAGCAGGAACGGCTGATCGAGCTTCTTGCCGAGAAGCGCCGTGCCGTCATCTCTCATGCCGTCACCAAGGGCCTCGACCCGAACGCGCCGATGAAGGATAGCGGCATCGCGTGGCTCGGTGAGGTGCCGGCCCATTGGGTTGTTTCAAAGCTCAAATGGCATATCGATGTGCTATCTGGCTTCGCGTTTCCTTCAACGGGATTCTCTGGCGACGAGGAGAGCATTCGTTTACTACGAGGCATCAATGTCGGCATTGGCAGAATTCGGTGGGATGATGTTGCCTACTGGGAGCGTGCAGAAGACGACGGTCTGGATCGTTTCTCCTTGACAGAAGGGCAGCTTGTAATGGGGATGGATCGTCCCTGGATCGAAGGCGGCGCTCGCGTTGCGATCCTTGGTTGCGATGATGTCCCCTGCTTGCTTCTCCAGAGAGTTGCTGCCCTGACACCAAAGGATGATCTGGCGAGAGATTTTATCTATGCAATCATGCATTCGAGCGATTTCAAAAATCACTTTATAACAGATATGACTGGCGTGAGCGTACCACATATCAGCCCAGACCAGATTTGCAGTTTTCCTTTTGCAGTTCCACCTTTAGACGAGCAAAAGAAGATCATTGTGTCCTTGGCTAATAAGACTTCACGTCTCGACGCCCTCGTCGCCGAAGCCGAACGTGCCATCGCGCTGCTGAAGGAACGCCGTGCCGCGTTGATCTCGGCCGCCGTCACCGGCAAGATCGACGTTCGCGGCGCCTTCGAGGAGGCGGCATGAAGTTTGAGACCTTCGTCGCCGGCTCCTGGCGCCAGCGCTACCAGTACAAGAGCTTCGAGCCGGTGCCGGTCGACCACGACTGGACCTGGGAAGACCCCACCATCAACACGTTGCTCGAAGCCGCCAACCGGGCGCTCGGCGAACTCAACGCCTTCTCGCTCATCGTGCCGGACATCGACCTCTTCATCCAGATGCACGTGGTGAAGGAGGCGCAGACGTCGAGCCGCATCGAGGGCACCCAGACCGGCATCGACGAGGCGCTGATGCCGGAGGAGCAGATCCAGCCGGAGAAGCGGGACGACTGGCGTGAGGTGCGCAACTACATCGACGCGGTCAACTCGGCCATCGCCGAACTCGCCACACTGCCGCTCTCCAACCGGCTGCTGAAGCAGACCCACGCCATCCTGATGCGCGGCGTTCGCGGCGAGCACAAGCAGCCCGGCGAGTTCCGCTCATCGCAGAACTGGATCGGCGGGTCGAGCGTGATGGATGCGGTATTCATCCCGCCGCACCCGGACGGCGTTCCGGAGCTGATGAGCGACCTGGAAAAGTTTTGGCACGACGACACGATCACCGTGCCGCACCTCGTGCGCATCGCCATCAGCCACTACCAGTTCGAGACGATCCATCCGTTTCTCGACGGCAACGGCCGCATCGGGCGTCTGCTGATCCCGCTCTATCTCGTCGGGCACGGCCTGCTCGCCAAGCCGTCGCTCTACCTCTCGGACTTCTTCGAGAGGAACCGGGCGAGCTACTACGACGCCCTGATGCGGGTTCGCACGGCGAACGACATGATTCACTGGGTCCGCTTCTTCCTGAACGGGATCGCGGAGACGGCGACGAAGGGGCGCGACGTGTTCCAGCGCATCCTGGCGCTGCGCACCGAGGCGGAGCACGCCGTCCTCGGGCTCGGCAAGCGGACGCCGAACGCGCGGGCGGCGCTTGGCGTCCTCTATCGCCAACCCGTGGTCACGGCCGCCGATATCGAGCGGGAACTCGGAATCAGCACGCCGACGGCCAATGCGCTGGTGCGGGACCTTGTCGGCCTCGGCATCCTGAAGGAGATCACCGGGCAGCAGCGGTGGCGGGCCTATGCGTTCGAACGTTACATTGGCCTGTTTGTAAGTTAAGGGAAATGCTCTTTCCTTAACTTAGCTCGCTCCCAGGTTAAGGGTGGACGAAGCCGACCCCCTGCGGCGGCACCATCTTCCATCAGAGGTGGAACGGGGGTGCCGCCGCATCCGAATGCTTTTAGTCTCCCCCAGTCGGTGCAAGGACGAGGAGGCGCCGCTCGCAGATCGGCAAGAACCGGCCGCGAGGTCCGTCTCCACAGGAGCGGTGGGCATGAGCCTGCACAGGGAAGTCGCCTTCGAGGTGGGCATCTGCGAAGCGCTGGCGAAGGGCGGCTGGCTCTACGCCGAGGACGATGCGCTTGCCTTCGACCGCGAGCACGCCCTTTTTCCCGCCGACGTCATCGGCTGGGTGCAGGCGACGCAGCCGGCGACCTGGGAAGAACTCGTCAGGAGCAACGGCGCCGGGGCTGAGAAGGCGCTCCTCGGCCGGCTCCGCCATCAGCTTGACCAGCGCGGCACGCTCGACGTCCTGCGCCACGGCTTCGAGGTGGTCGGTCTGCGGCATCCGGTGGCGATGGCGCAGTTCAAGCCGGCGCTGGCGATGAACCCGGACCTTGAGGCCCGCTACGCCGCGAACCGCCTCCGCGTCGTCCGCCAGGTCCGCTATTCGCTGGTGAGCGAGAACGCCATCGATCTCGTGCTCTTCCTCAACGGGGTGCCGGTGGCGACCGCCGAGCTGAAGAGCGACTACACCCAACGGGTCGAGGACGCCGTCGATCAGTACCGCTTCGACCGTGATCCGGCGCCGAGGGGCGGGGCGACCGAGCGCCTGCTGTCGTTCCCGAACGGTGCGCTCGTCCACTTCGCCGTATCGAACTCCTTGGTGCGGATGACGACGCGCCTTCAGGGCAAGGACACGTTGTTCCTGCCGTTCGACCGTGGGCACGGCACGGGCGCGGGC from Blastochloris tepida includes:
- a CDS encoding S8 family serine peptidase, giving the protein MNILTVGSLAHGKGLDPDFDEDVHVQPITSAFEPSPFTRIGPGVGGAVKPDLVDIGGTMVFDSMVARLRVGDDLPTAGVLTLYHRFVDRLFTAGSGTSYAAPLVANKAAQILTRFPQASANLVRALLVGAARVPDAAQLKLQPLGGEAARSICGHGLVDVVRAAYSDDHRVVLFAEDELPLDHFAVYHVPVPEPFQNGGRRTLRVTLAFDPPVRHTRADYAGVGMSFRLIRGCEQALVFEHYRRRTQSEGRQPEIDGRYQCNLEPGPRERERSTLQSASVSFSRDTGVYGDSYYLVVRCEGGWAGSFQASQRFAVVVELAHRPEVQLYERLRARVRLPR
- a CDS encoding restriction endonuclease subunit S produces the protein MKLPSYPTYKDSGVEWLGVVPSHWTVWRLGALFREVAEEGIEGLPILSVSIHDGVSDRELGDEELDRKVTRSDDVTKYRRVEPGDLVYNMMRAWQGGFGTVTVAGMVSPAYVVARPTTALATSFVENLLRTSMAVEEMRRLSKGVTDFRLRLYWDEFKTLKIAVPPEAEQRVIAAFLDRETAKIDALIGEQERLIELLAEKRRAVISHAVTKGLDPNAPMKDSGIAWLGEVPAHWVVSKLKWHIDVLSGFAFPSTGFSGDEESIRLLRGINVGIGRIRWDDVAYWERAEDDGLDRFSLTEGQLVMGMDRPWIEGGARVAILGCDDVPCLLLQRVAALTPKDDLARDFIYAIMHSSDFKNHFITDMTGVSVPHISPDQICSFPFAVPPLDEQKKIIVSLANKTSRLDALVAEAERAIALLKERRAALISAAVTGKIDVRGAFEEAA
- a CDS encoding Fic family protein; this encodes MKFETFVAGSWRQRYQYKSFEPVPVDHDWTWEDPTINTLLEAANRALGELNAFSLIVPDIDLFIQMHVVKEAQTSSRIEGTQTGIDEALMPEEQIQPEKRDDWREVRNYIDAVNSAIAELATLPLSNRLLKQTHAILMRGVRGEHKQPGEFRSSQNWIGGSSVMDAVFIPPHPDGVPELMSDLEKFWHDDTITVPHLVRIAISHYQFETIHPFLDGNGRIGRLLIPLYLVGHGLLAKPSLYLSDFFERNRASYYDALMRVRTANDMIHWVRFFLNGIAETATKGRDVFQRILALRTEAEHAVLGLGKRTPNARAALGVLYRQPVVTAADIERELGISTPTANALVRDLVGLGILKEITGQQRWRAYAFERYIGLFVS
- a CDS encoding GIY-YIG nuclease family protein, translated to MTTAGRSIRLFLVDGTPTGIITAEIMNWTGHVIVAPRSRLADFVQRPEAGRTGVYFLVGENPESALKPLVYIGETDNVGKRLIQHNKDDSKAFFDRFCVVTSKDFNLTKAHARYLESRLISRAQGAGQSKLTNGTAPDFGRLPEADLADMDFFVAQIETVLPVLGMSFLKEAPTFSLSVRDSAAPGVGATAASGSDGDLVSDLSKANQPTMAAPTIFKAYDKRGNWSARAVEIDGQIVVLKGSHAAKTVRSSLSTKSRLRRDDLTSSGILVEDPEHSELYVFTEDVAFSSPSQASDVIFAYSSNGRTAWLVEGTRQTYAEWQEAQIAAHAPQGGDE
- a CDS encoding type I restriction-modification system subunit M; translated protein: MNQQALSAFIWSVADLLRGDYKQSDYGKVILPFTVLRRLDCVLAPTKAAVLAELAAKTAQGLNPEPFLLRKAGQTFVNTSPLDLSKIVGDADHVRDNLFGYIAGFSASVRDIFERFEFAVQIERLAKAGLLYLIAERFARIDLHPESVDNHQMGLVFEELIRRFAELSNETAGEHFTPREVIRLMVDLLFVEDDDALSKPGVVRTLYDPTAGTGGMLSVAGEYLAKLNPKARLKVAGQELNPESYAVCKADMLIKGQNVDAIAFGNTLSDDGHPHARFDYMLSNPPFGVEWKKVEKEVRREHERDGFNGRFGPGLPRISDGSMLFLLHLVSKMQPAAEGGSRFGIVLNGSPLFTGGAESGESEIRRYILENDLLEAIVGLPTDMFYNTGIATYIWIVSNRKPAPRKGKVQLIDASAMWQKMRKSLGSKRKELSDEHIAEITRLFGEFREAEKNGKPISRIFDNADFGYRTITVERPLRDDKGKIVVGVKGKQKGKPQPDSSLRDTENVPLKEDVEAYFAREVTPHVHDAWIDHDKTKIGYEIPFNRHFYVFAPPRPLEEIDRDLREVIGRIQTMLGDVL